The Populus trichocarpa isolate Nisqually-1 chromosome 2, P.trichocarpa_v4.1, whole genome shotgun sequence genome has a window encoding:
- the LOC7461774 gene encoding ascorbate transporter, chloroplastic-like isoform X4, with product MAIGGLISNRNFGSLIGSGGWIADTLVSRGLSITAVRKIMQSIGFLGPAFFLTQLSHVRTPAMAVLCMACSQGSDAFSQSGLYSNHQDIGPRYAVYWKNTAFDLLGYSSRFDEDLILQAVTIQEHALYIPCLSRKYRLKCYQSHLMHLQNMIKIEHKG from the exons ATGGCTATCGGTGGCTTGATTTCGAACCGGAATTTCGGTTCTCTTATAGGCTCAG GAGGCTGGATTGCTGACACACTTGTGAGCAGAGGTCTGTCTATAACAGCAGTTCGGAAG ATCATGCAATCAATTGGGTTCTTAGGTCCAGCCTTCTTCCTTACACAACTCAGCCACGTCAGGACTCCTGCTATGGCTGTACTCTGCATGGCATGCAGTCAG GGATCGGATGCATTCTCACAGTCTGGTCTCTATTCAAATCACCAAGATATTGGCCCCCGTTATGCT GTGTACTGGAAGAATACAGCTTTCGATCTTCTTGGTTACTCGTCAAGATTTGACGAAGATCTTATTCTGCAAGCGGTCACAATTCAGGAACACGCTCTGTATATCCCATGTTTGAGTAGAAAGTATCGGCTGAAGTGTTACCAGTCCCACCTCATGCATCTTCAAAACATGATAAAGATTGAACACAAGGGGTAA
- the LOC7461774 gene encoding ascorbate transporter, chloroplastic-like isoform X2 translates to MAIGGLISNRNFGSLIGSGLLCVLPWLTMAVFANVGGWIADTLVSRGLSITAVRKIMQSIGFLGPAFFLTQLSHVRTPAMAVLCMACSQGSDAFSQSGLYSNHQDIGPRYAGVLLGLSNTAGVLAGVFGTAATGYILQRAYAHHDYSPRPTGHPASPGAGKAPRG, encoded by the exons ATGGCTATCGGTGGCTTGATTTCGAACCGGAATTTCGGTTCTCTTATAGGCTCAG GCCTATTATGTGTCTTGCCATGGTTGACCATGGCTGTTTTTGCAAATGTAGGAGGCTGGATTGCTGACACACTTGTGAGCAGAGGTCTGTCTATAACAGCAGTTCGGAAG ATCATGCAATCAATTGGGTTCTTAGGTCCAGCCTTCTTCCTTACACAACTCAGCCACGTCAGGACTCCTGCTATGGCTGTACTCTGCATGGCATGCAGTCAG GGATCGGATGCATTCTCACAGTCTGGTCTCTATTCAAATCACCAAGATATTGGCCCCCGTTATGCT GGAGTTCTATTAGGACTCTCAAATACTGCAGGAGTGCTTGCAGGTGTCTTTGGTACTGCCGCAACTGGATACATACTCCAAAGGG cttacgcgcaccacgactattccccacggcccactggacatcctgcaagcccaggagcaggtaaggcaccgcgggggtga
- the LOC7461774 gene encoding ascorbate transporter, chloroplastic-like isoform X3, which yields MAIGGLISNRNFGSLIGSGLLCVLPWLTMAVFANVGGWIADTLVSRGLSITAVRKIMQSIGFLGPAFFLTQLSHVRTPAMAVLCMACSQGSDAFSQSGLYSNHQDIGPRYAGVLLGLSNTAGVLAGVFGTAATGYILQRGSWADVFYIVIDFSWAYIKKK from the exons ATGGCTATCGGTGGCTTGATTTCGAACCGGAATTTCGGTTCTCTTATAGGCTCAG GCCTATTATGTGTCTTGCCATGGTTGACCATGGCTGTTTTTGCAAATGTAGGAGGCTGGATTGCTGACACACTTGTGAGCAGAGGTCTGTCTATAACAGCAGTTCGGAAG ATCATGCAATCAATTGGGTTCTTAGGTCCAGCCTTCTTCCTTACACAACTCAGCCACGTCAGGACTCCTGCTATGGCTGTACTCTGCATGGCATGCAGTCAG GGATCGGATGCATTCTCACAGTCTGGTCTCTATTCAAATCACCAAGATATTGGCCCCCGTTATGCT GGAGTTCTATTAGGACTCTCAAATACTGCAGGAGTGCTTGCAGGTGTCTTTGGTACTGCCGCAACTGGATACATACTCCAAAGGG GTTCTTGGGCTGATGTGTTCTACATTGTTATTGATTTTAGTTGGgcttatattaagaaaaaataa
- the LOC7461774 gene encoding ascorbate transporter, chloroplastic-like isoform X1 — protein MAIGGLISNRNFGSLIGSGLLCVLPWLTMAVFANVGGWIADTLVSRGLSITAVRKIMQSIGFLGPAFFLTQLSHVRTPAMAVLCMACSQGSDAFSQSGLYSNHQDIGPRYAVYWKNTAFDLLGYSSRFDEDLILQAVTIQEHALYIPCLSRKYRLKCYQSHLMHLQNMIKIEHKG, from the exons ATGGCTATCGGTGGCTTGATTTCGAACCGGAATTTCGGTTCTCTTATAGGCTCAG GCCTATTATGTGTCTTGCCATGGTTGACCATGGCTGTTTTTGCAAATGTAGGAGGCTGGATTGCTGACACACTTGTGAGCAGAGGTCTGTCTATAACAGCAGTTCGGAAG ATCATGCAATCAATTGGGTTCTTAGGTCCAGCCTTCTTCCTTACACAACTCAGCCACGTCAGGACTCCTGCTATGGCTGTACTCTGCATGGCATGCAGTCAG GGATCGGATGCATTCTCACAGTCTGGTCTCTATTCAAATCACCAAGATATTGGCCCCCGTTATGCT GTGTACTGGAAGAATACAGCTTTCGATCTTCTTGGTTACTCGTCAAGATTTGACGAAGATCTTATTCTGCAAGCGGTCACAATTCAGGAACACGCTCTGTATATCCCATGTTTGAGTAGAAAGTATCGGCTGAAGTGTTACCAGTCCCACCTCATGCATCTTCAAAACATGATAAAGATTGAACACAAGGGGTAA
- the LOC7461774 gene encoding ascorbate transporter, chloroplastic-like isoform X5, protein MAIGGLISNRNFGSLIGSGLLCVLPWLTMAVFANVGGWIADTLVSRGLSITAVRKIMQSIGFLGPAFFLTQLSHVRTPAMAVLCMACSQGSDAFSQSGLYSNHQDIGPRYAGVLLGLSNTAGVLAGVFGTAATGYILQRGVLEEYSFRSSWLLVKI, encoded by the exons ATGGCTATCGGTGGCTTGATTTCGAACCGGAATTTCGGTTCTCTTATAGGCTCAG GCCTATTATGTGTCTTGCCATGGTTGACCATGGCTGTTTTTGCAAATGTAGGAGGCTGGATTGCTGACACACTTGTGAGCAGAGGTCTGTCTATAACAGCAGTTCGGAAG ATCATGCAATCAATTGGGTTCTTAGGTCCAGCCTTCTTCCTTACACAACTCAGCCACGTCAGGACTCCTGCTATGGCTGTACTCTGCATGGCATGCAGTCAG GGATCGGATGCATTCTCACAGTCTGGTCTCTATTCAAATCACCAAGATATTGGCCCCCGTTATGCT GGAGTTCTATTAGGACTCTCAAATACTGCAGGAGTGCTTGCAGGTGTCTTTGGTACTGCCGCAACTGGATACATACTCCAAAGGG GTGTACTGGAAGAATACAGCTTTCGATCTTCTTGGTTACTCGTCAAGATTTGA